One part of the Pristis pectinata isolate sPriPec2 chromosome 17, sPriPec2.1.pri, whole genome shotgun sequence genome encodes these proteins:
- the LOC127579269 gene encoding rab5 GDP/GTP exchange factor-like — translation MSVKIGPQGIHVDHSELLCKDGCGYYGNPAWQGYCSKCWREWNRRQQQQNEQLNKGMNNEGPTSSLVAGATSLLFNFSKFEKKRSSEKGRRVSTVKKLFSSKAPPRQEIQQFPMVSSPTSTPVQSGDFTDFLKSLRKPSIQIIQKRCVQFIEHLQARQDLTVEAQSELAQDFYQNVAVRFNGFSSEQKDRMMDNIEKFIMTQLYKTVFCPDSSEDERKDLAIQQRIRALHWVTPEMLRVPLDEDKPEVTEHLVSAITAIVKMDSKRAPQDKLACISKCSRHIFSAIQISNGKPGAADDFLSSLIHVVLKVNPPRLHSNIQYIIRFCHPKRLMTGEAGYYFTNLCCAVTFVEKLNGPSLSLSHEEFEQYMQGHKLPARKIQNSPLLHTADPGIQQMHKDLQLLLSQVWERQDRIISEVKKLEQEVLEWKRSVQEEVEESIGKFPLRNTLNPE, via the exons ATGAGTGTCAAAATCGGGCCCCAAGGAATCCATGTTGATCATTCTGAGCTGCTGTGTAAAGATGGCTGTGGTTACTATGGGAACCCAGCTTGGCAGGGCTACTGCTCGAAATGCTGGAGGGAGTGGAATCGTCGGCAGCAGCAACAGAATGAACAGCTGAATAAAGG AATGAACAATGAAGGGCCAACAAGTTCACTGGTTGCAGGGGCCACTAGCTTGCTGTTCAACTTTTCAAAGTTTGAGAAGAAGAGGAGCAGTGAGAAGGGTCGTCGAGTCAGCACAGTGAAGAAACTATTTAGCTCCAAAGCGCCGCCCAGGCAAG AGATCCAGCAATTCCCCATGGTCAGCTCTCCAACGTCCACACCAGTACAGTCTGGGGATTTCACAGACTTCCTGAAATCACTGCGGAAGCCGTCCATTCAGATCATCCAGAAACGCTGTGTCCAATTTATTGAACATCTTCAGGCGAGGCAG GATTTGACTGTGGAGGCACAATCCGAACTAGCACAAGACTTTTACCAGAACGTTGCTGTACGTTTTAACG GTTTCTCGTCTGAGCAAAAAGACAGGATGATGGATAACATCGAGAAGTTCATCATGACCCAGCTGTACAAGACTGTGTTCTGTCCTGATAGCTCAGAGGATGAACGCAAGGATTTAGCAATACAACAGCGTATACG GGCCCTTCACTGGGTGACCCCTGAAATGCTCAGAGTTCCTCTTGATGAGGACAAGCCAGAGGTCACCGAACATCTTGTGTCTGCCATCACAG CAATCGTTAAGATGGATTCCAAGCGAGCTCCACAGGATAAGCTGGCCTGCATCTCAAAGTGCAGCCGGCACATTTTCTCTGCAATCCAGATCTCCAACGGAAAGCCAGGAGCAGCGGACGACTTCCTCTCCAGTTTGATTCACGTGGTGCTGAAGGTGAACCCTCCCCGGCTGCACTCCAACATCCAGTACATTATCCGCTTCTGCCACCCGAAGCGACTGATGACTGGCGAGGCGGGTTACTACTTTACCAATCTG TGCTGTGCTGTCACCTTTGTGGAGAAGTTGAACGGGCCCTCTCTCAGTCTCTCCCATGAGGAATTTGAGCAATACATGCAAGGTCACAAACTGCCGGCCAGAAAGATTCagaactcccccctcctccacactGCAGACCCTGGGATCCAGCAGATGCACAAGGACCTCCAGCTGCTGCTCTCTCAGGTCTGGGAGAGGCAGGACCGCATCATTAGTGAGGTGAAGAAATTGGAGCAAGAGGTTCTGGAATGGAAACGCTCTGTTcaggaggaggttgaggagagcATTGGAAAATTTCCTCTGCGTAACACTTTGAATCCAGAATGA